The following proteins are encoded in a genomic region of Lachnospiraceae bacterium KM106-2:
- a CDS encoding acyl protein synthase/acyl-CoA reductase RfbN codes for MEYKEILSIAPYSLEKKEKSALLTEQLKELTQYHYGNCKEYRNICDLLEYREDGISSYEEIPFVPVRIFKELELKSMPEEENFKTMTSSGTTGQKKSKIFLDRETSSNQQKTLVKIVSDFTGKARLPMIIMDCPSVIKNRAMFSARGAGILGFSIFASDRMYAFDDDMKINLEGIEAFLEKHQGKPILIFGFTFMIWQHFYKVLKESKKYVDLSNAVMIHGGGWKKLQAEAVEPLEFNRCLEEVCGIKKVYDYYGMVEQTGCIYMECECGHLHASIFSDVLMRRNDFSLCEIGEKGMIQVVSMLPKSYPGHSILTEDEGVILGEDDCPCGRKGKYFKILGRIKNAEVRGCSDTYEQR; via the coding sequence ATGGAATATAAAGAGATCTTATCGATTGCGCCCTATTCCTTAGAAAAAAAGGAAAAGAGCGCACTTCTAACGGAGCAGTTAAAAGAACTTACCCAATATCATTATGGGAACTGTAAAGAGTATCGAAATATCTGCGATCTCTTAGAATATCGAGAGGATGGAATCTCTTCCTATGAGGAGATTCCATTTGTACCTGTCCGTATTTTTAAAGAACTGGAATTAAAGAGCATGCCAGAAGAGGAAAATTTTAAGACAATGACCTCATCTGGTACAACGGGACAGAAGAAATCTAAGATATTCCTAGACCGAGAGACTTCATCGAATCAACAGAAGACATTGGTTAAGATCGTATCTGATTTTACAGGAAAAGCAAGACTTCCTATGATCATTATGGATTGCCCATCAGTTATTAAGAATCGAGCTATGTTTTCAGCTAGAGGAGCCGGAATTCTGGGATTTTCTATCTTCGCATCGGATCGTATGTATGCGTTTGATGATGATATGAAAATTAACTTAGAAGGAATCGAAGCATTTCTAGAGAAACATCAAGGTAAACCGATCTTAATTTTTGGTTTTACTTTTATGATCTGGCAACATTTTTATAAAGTATTAAAGGAATCGAAGAAATATGTCGATTTATCAAATGCTGTCATGATTCATGGCGGCGGATGGAAGAAGCTACAGGCTGAGGCGGTTGAACCATTGGAATTCAATCGATGCTTAGAAGAAGTTTGTGGCATTAAGAAAGTCTATGACTATTATGGAATGGTGGAACAGACAGGATGTATCTATATGGAGTGCGAGTGTGGACATCTTCATGCCAGCATTTTTTCTGATGTATTAATGAGAAGAAATGACTTCTCTTTATGTGAGATCGGGGAAAAGGGAATGATACAGGTAGTCTCAATGTTACCGAAATCTTATCCAGGACACTCGATCCTAACGGAAGATGAAGGAGTGATCCTCGGTGAAGATGACTGTCCATGTGGTCGAAAAGGAAAGTATTTTAAAATACTAGGCAGAATTAAGAATGCGGAAGTAAGGGGGTGCAGCGATACTTATGAACAAAGATAA
- a CDS encoding regulatory protein RecX, whose product MEVTAIVKVDNKKSKVYIDGEYAFVLYIGDFRKYKLKEGDPIEESVYQEILVDTIYRRAKQKAMAILKRMDRTESELRKKLEQDLYRKDAVDLAIDYVKSYHYIDDERFAKNFVHYKKNSKSKREIQYALSLKGISKELIEEAMEEEYESEETAIKKLIQKKCTNVEELAPEKKTKLINYLCRKGYSYEKIKYCLNHFDEF is encoded by the coding sequence ATGGAAGTAACAGCAATCGTAAAAGTAGATAATAAGAAGTCAAAAGTCTATATTGATGGAGAATATGCTTTTGTCTTATATATTGGTGATTTTAGAAAGTATAAATTGAAAGAAGGAGATCCAATCGAAGAGTCTGTGTATCAGGAGATTCTAGTGGATACTATTTATCGACGCGCAAAACAAAAAGCGATGGCAATCCTAAAACGTATGGATCGTACGGAAAGCGAACTTCGTAAGAAGTTAGAACAAGATCTCTATCGTAAGGATGCAGTCGATCTAGCGATTGATTATGTAAAAAGCTATCACTATATAGATGATGAACGGTTTGCAAAGAATTTTGTTCACTATAAGAAAAATTCAAAGAGCAAGCGTGAAATCCAATATGCACTTTCCTTAAAGGGAATCAGTAAAGAACTGATTGAAGAGGCAATGGAGGAAGAATATGAAAGTGAAGAAACAGCAATTAAAAAGCTGATTCAAAAGAAATGTACGAATGTAGAAGAATTAGCGCCAGAAAAAAAGACAAAATTAATCAACTATTTATGTAGAAAAGGCTACTCTTATGAGAAAATTAAGTACTGTTTAAATCATTTTGATGAATTTTAG
- a CDS encoding RecA protein — MTKDQNKLKALESALAQIEKQYGKGSVMKLGDNSAHMNVETIPTGSISLDIALGLGGIPKGRIVEVYGPESSGKTTVTLHMVAEVQKRGGIAGFIDAEHALDPAYAKAIGVDIDNLYISQPDNGEQALEITETMVRSGAVDIVIVDSVAALVPKAEIDGDMGDSHVGLQARLMSQALRKLTAVISKSNCTVIFINQLREKVGVMFGNPETTTGGRALKFYSSIRMDVRRIESLKQNGEFVGNRTRVKVVKNKIAPPFKEAEFDIMYGQGISREGDVLDLAAAVDIVNKSGAWYAYNDAKIGQGRENAKTYLRENPQIFAEIEQKVREKYGLLDTGVEATPEEDSEE, encoded by the coding sequence ATGACGAAAGACCAGAATAAATTAAAAGCTTTAGAATCAGCTTTAGCACAGATCGAAAAACAGTATGGTAAAGGCTCGGTTATGAAACTTGGCGATAATTCCGCTCATATGAATGTTGAGACGATTCCAACTGGTTCGATCAGTTTAGATATAGCATTAGGTTTAGGCGGTATTCCAAAAGGAAGAATCGTAGAAGTATATGGACCTGAATCAAGTGGTAAGACTACTGTTACGTTACACATGGTAGCAGAAGTTCAAAAAAGAGGCGGTATCGCAGGTTTTATCGATGCAGAACATGCTCTTGATCCTGCTTACGCAAAAGCAATCGGTGTAGATATCGATAATCTTTATATCTCACAGCCAGATAATGGTGAGCAAGCATTAGAGATTACAGAGACAATGGTACGTTCCGGAGCTGTTGATATCGTAATCGTCGATTCCGTTGCTGCCTTAGTTCCAAAGGCCGAAATCGATGGAGATATGGGTGATAGCCACGTAGGTCTTCAAGCACGTTTAATGTCACAGGCTCTTAGAAAATTAACAGCAGTAATTTCTAAGTCAAACTGTACAGTTATCTTTATCAACCAGTTACGTGAAAAAGTAGGTGTTATGTTTGGTAACCCTGAAACAACAACTGGTGGTCGTGCTCTTAAATTCTACTCATCAATTCGTATGGATGTAAGAAGAATTGAGTCATTAAAACAAAATGGTGAATTTGTTGGTAATAGAACAAGAGTAAAAGTTGTTAAAAATAAAATTGCACCTCCTTTCAAGGAAGCTGAATTCGATATTATGTATGGACAGGGTATCTCTAGAGAAGGTGATGTATTAGATCTTGCAGCAGCAGTTGACATCGTAAATAAGAGCGGTGCTTGGTATGCTTATAATGATGCAAAGATCGGTCAAGGACGTGAAAATGCTAAGACTTATCTAAGAGAAAATCCTCAAATTTTTGCTGAAATTGAACAAAAAGTACGTGAAAAATATGGATTATTAGATACTGGAGTGGAAGCTACTCCTGAAGAAGATTCAGAAGAATAA
- a CDS encoding coenzyme F390 synthetase, with protein sequence MSTQVNFNDIEFLCGSAKVLEAMPETPARRMFDEKTLTFFGALSKQILSDHRAKAFPDVVSYAFWIRKNSLLKERERYQDREHRLGRGISFHIAPSNVPVNFAVSMTSALLAGNQCIIRVSNKQFEQVDIIVDAINAVLLKECKDMTSYLCIVRYEHSEEITQYFSSLCDIRIIWGGNRTIDQIRKASLPPRTIEMAFADRNSLAVINSDQYLKMDAKKVAKEFYTDTYYMDQNACSSPRMVIWTGTKKEEAREQFWDTLEKMVKHDYELKPISCVNKFNIFCMLGAKTDQIHLVSHDNYIVRVEVDKLFDGLMDYKEGAGYFFEYLTDDLEELTTLFKKSCQTLSYLGVDPETLKDLVIRQGTRGVDRIVPMGQTMELSFYWDGYDMIENMTRYLKY encoded by the coding sequence ATGTCTACGCAAGTAAATTTTAATGACATTGAATTCTTATGTGGTTCGGCAAAGGTGTTAGAAGCTATGCCAGAGACTCCTGCAAGAAGAATGTTTGATGAAAAGACACTTACTTTCTTTGGAGCACTCTCAAAGCAGATCTTATCAGATCATCGTGCTAAGGCATTTCCGGATGTAGTATCCTATGCTTTTTGGATCAGAAAGAATTCGTTGTTAAAAGAGAGAGAACGATATCAAGATCGTGAGCATCGTTTAGGAAGAGGAATTTCATTTCATATCGCACCATCTAATGTACCGGTTAATTTTGCGGTATCGATGACTTCAGCTCTTTTAGCTGGAAATCAGTGTATCATTCGTGTATCAAATAAGCAGTTTGAGCAGGTAGACATTATCGTAGATGCGATCAATGCGGTTCTTTTAAAAGAGTGTAAAGATATGACTTCCTACCTTTGTATCGTCCGGTATGAGCATAGTGAGGAGATAACACAGTATTTCTCATCCTTGTGTGACATTCGAATTATCTGGGGAGGAAATCGTACGATTGACCAGATAAGAAAAGCAAGTTTACCTCCAAGAACAATCGAGATGGCATTTGCGGATCGAAATTCCCTTGCTGTCATTAATTCAGATCAATATCTGAAGATGGATGCGAAGAAGGTAGCGAAAGAGTTCTATACCGATACTTATTATATGGATCAGAATGCCTGTTCCTCACCAAGAATGGTGATCTGGACGGGTACGAAGAAAGAAGAAGCAAGAGAGCAATTCTGGGATACCCTTGAGAAAATGGTAAAACATGATTATGAATTAAAGCCAATTTCTTGTGTTAATAAATTTAATATCTTCTGTATGCTTGGCGCAAAAACAGATCAGATTCATTTAGTGAGTCATGATAACTACATCGTCAGAGTAGAAGTGGATAAACTGTTTGATGGTCTAATGGATTATAAAGAAGGCGCTGGCTACTTCTTTGAGTATTTAACGGATGATCTAGAAGAACTTACAACGCTATTTAAGAAATCTTGTCAGACGTTATCCTATCTCGGAGTGGATCCGGAGACTTTAAAAGATTTGGTTATCCGTCAAGGTACAAGAGGCGTCGATCGTATCGTTCCGATGGGACAGACGATGGAGCTATCATTCTACTGGGATGGATATGATATGATTGAGAATATGACAAGATATCTGAAGTATTAA
- a CDS encoding long-chain-fatty-acid--CoA ligase: MAFYNEIDQYKEKLAFIDDKKNQFTYGQLSDAMEKIAAPIKKRTLVFSFSDNSIGSICGYLSFLNHKIVPLLVKHDLEEGLRTHLISVYEPSYLYVPADMKADFAECSVTYEGDGFCLLRTKYSDEVEMSDDLALLLTTSGSTGSPKLVRQSYKNIQANAESIAKYLELDATERPITTLPMNYTYGLSIINSHILVGATLLLTNATIIQKEFWSFFKELEATSFGGVPYTYEMLKRLRMFSMDLKSLRYMTQAGGKLAPELHKQFAQYAKDNQKKFIVMYGQTEATARMAYLPAEKSLEKYGSMGIAIPGGTLWLKDVNGEKITKPETVGELIYEGDNVTLGYALTKEDLKKEDERLGVLETGDMAKQDAEGFFYIVGRKKRFLKIFGNRVNLDEMEQMIKGNYLEYDCACTGRDDKLFAFITTKDRDKLSEIKSYLTQKTGLNPVAFAIRSIDKVPKNEAGKTLYKNLEEYL, translated from the coding sequence ATGGCTTTTTATAATGAGATCGATCAATATAAAGAAAAGCTTGCTTTTATCGATGATAAGAAGAATCAATTTACATATGGACAACTAAGCGATGCTATGGAGAAAATCGCAGCGCCGATTAAGAAGCGTACGCTGGTATTTTCTTTTTCGGATAATAGTATTGGCTCTATATGCGGTTATCTGTCATTTTTGAATCATAAGATCGTGCCATTACTAGTAAAACATGATCTTGAAGAGGGGTTAAGAACGCATTTGATATCGGTTTATGAGCCAAGCTATCTCTATGTTCCAGCAGATATGAAAGCCGATTTTGCGGAATGTAGTGTCACTTATGAGGGAGACGGCTTTTGTCTTCTTCGTACTAAATATTCAGATGAAGTTGAGATGAGCGACGATCTTGCCTTACTTCTTACTACGTCAGGAAGTACGGGAAGTCCTAAATTAGTTCGACAAAGCTATAAAAATATACAAGCGAATGCAGAGTCTATCGCAAAGTATTTAGAGTTGGATGCGACGGAACGTCCGATCACGACATTACCTATGAATTATACATATGGGTTATCGATCATTAACAGCCACATCTTAGTCGGAGCTACTTTGTTGTTAACGAATGCAACGATCATTCAGAAAGAATTCTGGTCCTTTTTTAAAGAACTAGAAGCAACCAGCTTTGGCGGAGTTCCGTATACTTATGAGATGTTAAAGCGACTTCGTATGTTCTCGATGGATCTGAAAAGTCTGCGCTATATGACTCAGGCAGGAGGAAAATTAGCTCCAGAGCTTCATAAGCAGTTTGCACAGTATGCAAAAGATAATCAGAAGAAATTTATCGTTATGTATGGCCAGACGGAAGCTACAGCAAGAATGGCTTATCTGCCGGCAGAGAAGTCCCTTGAGAAATACGGTAGTATGGGAATCGCCATTCCAGGAGGAACGTTGTGGTTAAAAGACGTTAATGGTGAGAAGATCACAAAACCAGAGACGGTTGGAGAGCTGATCTATGAAGGGGATAATGTAACCCTTGGTTATGCCTTAACGAAAGAAGATCTTAAAAAAGAAGATGAACGTTTAGGCGTATTGGAGACTGGAGATATGGCAAAACAAGATGCAGAAGGTTTCTTCTACATTGTCGGACGTAAGAAACGTTTCTTAAAGATCTTCGGCAACCGTGTAAATTTAGATGAGATGGAACAGATGATCAAAGGAAATTATTTGGAATATGATTGTGCTTGTACTGGACGAGATGACAAATTATTTGCATTTATTACAACGAAAGATCGCGATAAACTGAGCGAGATCAAATCCTATTTAACACAAAAGACCGGATTGAACCCAGTTGCCTTTGCAATCCGTAGTATTGATAAGGTTCCTAAAAATGAAGCGGGTAAAACATTATATAAGAATCTGGAGGAGTATTTATAA
- a CDS encoding coenzyme F390 synthetase, giving the protein MNKDKLIYYIGDDTITAWPMRPYNEEVIQFLDALSKNLRGDKLAQSYPDIMTFAFYIRKANIQKKKETFDHTVTRCGRGLLFHIAPSNVPINFAFSLVFGLLAGNSNIVRVSTKDFPQTQIVCDAIAAVLTEDDYSNIRKQIAIVRYERDKEITDFFSAKCDGRIIWGGDRTISEIKESKVSARCEEIHFADRFSFAIIDPAYIKQLSKEELIRLAEKFYNDTYLMDQNACSAPHLILWDHSQEKNQTCAEVKDRFYDTLQELVKKYPFESIKASDKYLNLCLEAAENEQIKKYRHYGENRVYVLELKTLDQSIIEKRGKYGTFYEYDLEKWSELGDFLNSKVQTCATAGIDQDKLRDYIVDNHLQGIDRIVSFGDTLNIDVVWDGMDVISKLSRVIA; this is encoded by the coding sequence ATGAACAAAGATAAATTAATTTATTATATCGGTGATGATACGATCACTGCATGGCCAATGCGTCCTTACAACGAAGAGGTCATTCAGTTCTTAGATGCGTTATCAAAAAACTTAAGAGGTGACAAGCTTGCCCAGTCCTATCCGGATATTATGACGTTTGCATTCTATATCAGAAAGGCGAATATTCAGAAGAAAAAAGAAACTTTTGATCATACAGTGACCCGTTGTGGTCGTGGACTGTTGTTTCATATTGCGCCATCTAACGTGCCCATTAATTTTGCATTTTCTTTAGTATTTGGATTACTAGCTGGAAATTCTAATATTGTCCGTGTGTCGACAAAAGATTTTCCACAGACACAAATTGTCTGTGATGCAATAGCAGCGGTGCTAACAGAAGACGATTACAGTAATATTCGAAAACAGATCGCTATCGTTCGTTATGAAAGAGATAAGGAGATAACCGATTTCTTTTCAGCGAAATGTGATGGCCGTATCATTTGGGGCGGTGATCGTACGATTAGTGAGATCAAAGAGTCAAAGGTATCTGCTAGATGTGAAGAGATCCACTTTGCAGATCGCTTTTCATTTGCGATCATAGATCCAGCTTATATTAAGCAGCTATCGAAGGAGGAACTGATCCGACTAGCGGAGAAGTTTTATAATGATACCTATTTAATGGATCAGAATGCCTGCAGTGCGCCTCATTTAATCTTATGGGATCATTCACAAGAGAAGAATCAGACATGTGCTGAAGTAAAAGATCGATTTTACGATACATTGCAAGAACTAGTTAAGAAATACCCATTCGAGAGTATTAAGGCGAGTGACAAGTATTTAAATTTATGTTTAGAAGCAGCAGAAAATGAACAGATTAAAAAATATCGTCATTATGGAGAAAATCGTGTCTATGTTCTAGAATTAAAAACACTAGATCAGTCGATCATTGAGAAACGTGGAAAATATGGCACGTTTTATGAGTATGATTTAGAAAAATGGAGTGAATTAGGTGACTTTTTAAATTCAAAGGTACAGACATGTGCGACAGCAGGGATTGATCAAGATAAACTTAGAGATTACATTGTGGATAATCATCTTCAAGGAATCGATCGGATCGTTTCGTTTGGTGATACTTTAAACATCGATGTTGTATGGGATGGTATGGATGTTATTTCAAAACTAAGTCGTGTGATTGCATAG
- a CDS encoding acyl protein synthase/acyl-CoA reductase RfbN, which produces MLEDFYELNPYELDKDAKEKMLTKELLELTELHRQKCEPYGNMLAAQGYEKEKITSYYDLPFYPVRMFKEEELLSIDKEEIFKTMTSSGTTGQKVSKIYLDRDNAMAQQKVLIKILGDYLGKKRLPMLIIDSPEIVKNRQSFTARGAAIIGLRIAASKMTFALNEDMELDLDVVTEFLEKNAGKKFVIFGFTFLVWKHLYQAMKEKGKKLDLSNAYLFTGGGWKKIEAEKVSREEFKECFTKQFGITHFLDHYGMVEQTGCIYAECECGHLHASIYSDIIPRRYEDFSPCEIGEKGILQVVSVLPHSYPGHSLLTEDEGMILGEDDCPCGRKGKYVKIFGRVKNAELRGCSDVYASKF; this is translated from the coding sequence ATGCTAGAGGACTTTTATGAATTAAATCCTTATGAGCTGGATAAAGATGCAAAAGAAAAGATGTTAACGAAGGAATTACTCGAGTTAACAGAATTACATAGACAAAAATGTGAACCATATGGAAATATGCTAGCTGCACAAGGATATGAGAAAGAGAAGATAACTTCTTACTACGATCTTCCTTTTTATCCAGTACGTATGTTTAAAGAAGAGGAACTATTGAGTATCGATAAGGAAGAAATCTTTAAAACGATGACTTCTTCCGGTACGACAGGGCAGAAAGTATCTAAAATATATTTAGATCGTGATAACGCGATGGCACAGCAAAAGGTATTGATCAAAATACTTGGAGATTATCTTGGTAAGAAGAGACTTCCTATGCTCATCATCGATTCACCTGAAATCGTTAAGAACCGTCAGTCATTTACAGCTAGAGGTGCAGCAATCATCGGACTACGTATTGCTGCGTCTAAAATGACCTTTGCTCTAAACGAGGATATGGAGCTTGATCTAGATGTGGTAACCGAATTCTTGGAAAAGAATGCGGGAAAGAAGTTTGTGATCTTCGGCTTCACATTTCTTGTGTGGAAACACCTTTATCAGGCAATGAAAGAAAAAGGTAAGAAGCTTGACTTATCCAATGCCTATCTATTTACCGGAGGCGGTTGGAAGAAGATCGAGGCTGAGAAGGTGTCTAGAGAAGAGTTTAAAGAGTGTTTTACAAAACAGTTTGGAATTACTCATTTTCTCGATCATTATGGAATGGTAGAGCAGACAGGATGTATCTACGCGGAATGTGAGTGTGGTCATCTTCATGCAAGTATCTATTCAGATATCATTCCAAGAAGGTACGAAGACTTTTCTCCTTGCGAGATTGGTGAAAAGGGTATTTTACAAGTAGTGTCAGTCCTTCCTCATTCCTATCCTGGTCATTCCTTACTGACAGAAGATGAGGGGATGATCCTTGGCGAGGATGATTGCCCATGTGGACGAAAAGGAAAATATGTAAAGATATTTGGTAGAGTGAAAAATGCTGAATTAAGGGGGTGCAGTGATGTCTACGCAAGTAAATTTTAA
- a CDS encoding transketolase, N-terminal section, giving the protein MGKNTQIKQLKEMAKRMRLEAIEMAHSTGNAGSHLGGGLSCIEILAVLYGKVLNYDVKNPEWEDRDIFLPSKNHCVLAHFPALVEAGYLSREEIREFTKDGSRLVGYPRNVELGLEYSGGSLGMAISVGIGLALSARERNSSRELYILMGDGELNEGCIWEAFMSAGHYKLGNLTAIIDRNHLSYDGDTEDVMGIEDLAAKMRAFNWNVISCDGHEVESLVNAFEERRQDMPNIIIAETVKGKGVSFIENRREWHHKALTQEQYEQAKKEIEGE; this is encoded by the coding sequence ATGGGTAAAAATACGCAGATCAAACAACTAAAAGAGATGGCAAAAAGAATGCGATTAGAGGCTATCGAGATGGCACATAGTACAGGAAATGCAGGCTCACACTTAGGAGGAGGACTTTCTTGTATTGAGATATTAGCAGTATTATATGGAAAAGTACTAAACTACGATGTTAAGAATCCAGAATGGGAGGATCGTGATATCTTTCTTCCAAGCAAAAATCATTGTGTATTAGCGCATTTTCCGGCGCTTGTAGAAGCAGGTTATCTATCACGTGAAGAAATACGTGAGTTTACGAAAGATGGAAGTCGCCTTGTTGGCTATCCAAGAAATGTAGAACTTGGTCTTGAATACTCCGGTGGAAGCCTTGGTATGGCAATTTCCGTTGGAATCGGCCTTGCCTTATCCGCTAGAGAGAGAAATAGTTCAAGAGAACTGTACATATTAATGGGCGATGGTGAATTAAATGAAGGTTGTATCTGGGAAGCATTTATGTCTGCTGGTCATTATAAATTAGGAAATCTGACTGCTATTATTGATCGAAATCATTTATCTTATGATGGAGATACCGAAGATGTTATGGGAATTGAGGATTTAGCAGCCAAGATGAGAGCGTTCAATTGGAATGTGATCTCTTGTGATGGTCATGAGGTAGAAAGCTTGGTAAATGCTTTCGAGGAAAGAAGACAGGATATGCCAAATATCATTATTGCTGAGACAGTAAAAGGAAAAGGGGTTTCCTTTATTGAGAATAGACGAGAATGGCATCATAAGGCACTGACACAAGAACAATACGAACAAGCGAAAAAGGAAATTGAAGGAGAGTAA
- a CDS encoding transketolase, C-terminal section, which yields MKINSVGIRTWSRLGQRGAFFGIAMPEIAKDMDELKLLTADLSLLSGMDRFIGMYPEKFLNVGIAEQNMIGIAAGLAMDGKCVFASTYASFIAVRSLEHVRQHLAHLQCNVKIIGTSAGVVAAKSGVSHWATEDLAFMRALPNMTVLSAADSLEAIKMAEYAAKTVGPMYIRISGGLNCPVVYKEDYEFVPGKAVTIREGKDVAIIATGLMVAESKKAAELLEERGISCRVINMHTIKPIDQETLDEVMKDYSMIVTVEEHNVIGGLGSAVAEYKATKSNTPRQVFIGMQDCYQDGGSQRYVWSEMGITDEQIANRIEAEWKKEC from the coding sequence ATGAAAATTAATTCAGTAGGAATTCGTACATGGTCAAGACTGGGACAGCGAGGAGCGTTTTTTGGAATCGCAATGCCGGAGATAGCGAAAGATATGGATGAATTGAAACTGTTGACAGCAGATTTATCTTTATTATCCGGAATGGATCGTTTTATTGGCATGTATCCAGAGAAATTCCTAAATGTCGGAATTGCAGAACAAAATATGATCGGTATTGCAGCAGGACTTGCAATGGACGGTAAATGTGTGTTTGCATCTACTTATGCTTCATTTATAGCCGTTCGAAGTCTAGAACATGTAAGACAGCACTTAGCTCACTTACAATGTAACGTTAAGATTATTGGAACTTCCGCAGGTGTTGTGGCAGCTAAATCAGGGGTATCGCACTGGGCGACGGAGGATCTTGCTTTTATGCGTGCGCTTCCTAATATGACAGTTCTATCTGCAGCGGATAGTCTAGAAGCGATTAAAATGGCAGAATATGCAGCGAAGACGGTTGGTCCGATGTATATTCGAATCAGTGGTGGATTAAATTGTCCTGTCGTTTATAAAGAGGATTATGAATTTGTTCCAGGTAAGGCAGTAACCATCCGAGAGGGTAAAGATGTGGCGATCATTGCAACCGGACTTATGGTGGCAGAAAGCAAGAAGGCAGCAGAGTTACTTGAAGAGCGAGGAATCTCTTGCCGTGTGATCAATATGCATACGATCAAGCCGATCGATCAAGAGACCTTGGATGAAGTAATGAAAGACTACTCCATGATCGTTACGGTAGAGGAACATAATGTGATTGGAGGACTTGGAAGTGCAGTAGCAGAATATAAAGCAACCAAGAGTAATACTCCAAGACAGGTATTTATCGGCATGCAGGATTGTTATCAAGATGGTGGTTCTCAAAGATATGTATGGAGTGAGATGGGAATCACAGACGAGCAAATCGCAAATCGAATAGAAGCGGAGTGGAAAAAAGAATGCTAG
- a CDS encoding acyl carrier protein, putative, producing MNNKEKYINAFVEGLEIDADKVEGLKYQEIPEWDSVGHMSLVASIEDAFDIMMETDDIIDFNSFDKGIELLKKYNVEM from the coding sequence ATGAATAATAAGGAAAAATATATCAATGCATTCGTAGAAGGTTTAGAAATTGATGCAGATAAAGTAGAAGGATTAAAATATCAAGAGATTCCAGAATGGGATTCTGTTGGACATATGTCATTAGTAGCATCTATCGAAGATGCTTTTGATATTATGATGGAAACGGATGATATTATCGATTTTAACTCATTCGATAAGGGAATCGAATTATTGAAAAAATATAATGTAGAAATGTAA